One region of Thermodesulfobacteriota bacterium genomic DNA includes:
- a CDS encoding histidine phosphatase family protein: protein MQPLKLIIIRHGETVENASRIVQGHLPGTLSERGREQVRGIALTLEREKLDAVYSSDLERAHRTAEILMEGGGGREAPTIKTDERLREQGFGIYEGKPSTYILRQMKREGKELMNFIPEGGEKYSDFQGRVRSFLDEVKEKHSGETVLLVTHNGVIRILLDALSTGMLPYKNPVANGTVIVAAIDRSGHATVEHLNPRP, encoded by the coding sequence ATGCAACCGCTGAAACTGATTATCATAAGGCACGGCGAGACCGTGGAGAACGCCTCGCGCATCGTGCAGGGACACCTGCCCGGGACCCTTTCCGAGAGGGGACGGGAGCAGGTCAGGGGGATTGCGCTAACCCTTGAAAGGGAAAAACTAGACGCGGTCTATTCGAGCGACCTCGAGAGGGCCCACAGGACGGCCGAGATACTCATGGAGGGGGGGGGAGGACGCGAAGCCCCCACCATAAAGACGGACGAAAGATTACGGGAACAGGGTTTTGGCATATATGAAGGAAAACCCTCTACCTATATCTTAAGGCAGATGAAGCGCGAGGGGAAGGAGCTTATGAACTTCATTCCGGAAGGTGGTGAAAAATATAGCGATTTCCAGGGCAGGGTCAGGTCTTTCCTTGACGAGGTGAAGGAAAAACACTCCGGAGAGACGGTTCTTCTGGTCACACACAACGGAGTCATACGAATTCTCCTCGACGCCCTGTCCACGGGAATGCTACCATATAAAAACCCGGTTGCCAACGGCACGGTGATAGTTGCGGCCATCGACCGCTCCGGCCACGCAACCGTCGAACACTTAAACCCCCGACCATGA